The Bos indicus x Bos taurus breed Angus x Brahman F1 hybrid chromosome 13, Bos_hybrid_MaternalHap_v2.0, whole genome shotgun sequence genome includes a region encoding these proteins:
- the SLC17A9 gene encoding solute carrier family 17 member 9 isoform X1, with translation MQPPPDETRRDAAEDTQWSRPECQVWTGTLLLGTCLLYCARVSMPVCAASMSQDFGWNKKEAGVVLSSFFWGYCLTQVVGGHLGDRIGGEKVILLSASAWGFITVATPLLAHLGSAHLAFMTFSRILTGLLQGVYFPALTSLLSQKVRESERAFTYSTVGAGSQFGTLVTGAVGSLLLDWYGWPSVFYFSGGLTLLWVGYVYRCLLSERGPSSHLDGFHVDLPPPSDLILALGILAQGLPVSRHTKVPWRQLFRKPSVWAAIISQLSAACSFFILLSWLPTFFKETFPSSKGWVFNVVPWLVAIPASLLSGLLSDHLINQGYRTITVRKFMQVMGLGLSSVFALCLGHTSSFCNSVVFASASIGLQTFNHSGISVNIQDLAPSCAGFLFGVANTAGALAGVVGVCLGGYLIETTGSWTSVFNLVAAISSLGLCTFLVFGKAQRVDLSPAHEDL, from the exons gccTGAGTGCCAGGTATGGACAGGGACACTGCTGTTGGGCACGTGCCTGCTCTACTGCGCCCGCGTCAGCATGCCTGTCTGCGCCGCCTCCATGAGCCAGGACTTCGGCTGGAACAAGAAAGAGGCCGGCGTCGTGCTCAGCAGCTTCTTCTGGGGCTACTGCCTGACTCAGGTGGTGGGCGGCCACCTGGGGGACCG GATCGGCGGCGAGAAGGTCATCCTGCTCTCGGCTTCTGCCTGGGGCTTCATCACCGTGGCCACTCCACTGCTCGCGCACCTTGGCAGCGCCCACCTGGCCTTCATGACCTTCTCTCGCATCCTCACCGGCTTGCTCCAAG GGGTTTACTTCCCTGCACTGACCAGCCTGCTGTCCCAGAAGGTGCGGGAGAGTGAACGAGCCTTCACCTACAGCACTGTGGGGGCCGGCTCCCAGTTCGG GACACTGGTGACCGGGGCTGTGGGCTCCCTGCTCCTGGACTGGTACGGCTGGCCGAGTGTCTTCTACTTTTCGGGTGGACTCACCCTGCTGTGGGTGGGTTACGTGTACAGGTGTCTCCTGAGTGAGAGAG GTCCATCCTCCCACCTGGATGGCTTTCACGTGGACCTGCCTCCCCCTTCAGATCTCATCCTGGCCCTGGGCATCCTGGCGCAAGGCCTGCCCGTGTCTAGACACACCAAGGTGCCCTGGAGACAGCTCTTCCGAAAGCCTTCTGTCTG GGCAGCCATCATCTCCCAGCTATCTGCGGCCTGCTCGTTCTTCATCCTCCTCTCCTGGCTGCCGACCTTCTTTAAGGAGACCTTCCCCAGCTCCAAG ggCTGGGTCTTCAACGTGGTGCCCTGGCTGGTGGCCATTCCCGCCAGTCTGCTCAGCGGGCTTCTCTCTGATCATCTCATCAATCAGG GTTACAGGACCATCACCGTTCGGAAGTTCATGCAG GTGATGGGCCTCGGCCTGTCCAGTGTTTTTGCCCTGTGTCTGGGCCACACGTCGAGCTTTTGTAACTCCGTGGTCTTCGCGTCAGCCTCCATTGGCCTCCAGACCTTCAACCACAG TGGCATTTCCGTTAATATCCAGGATCTGGCCCCTTCCTGTGCCGGCTTTCTGTTTG GCGTGGCCAACACAGCTGGGGCCTTGGCAG GTGTAGTGGGCGTGTGCCTGGGCGGCTACCTCATTGAGACCACGGGCTCCTGGACGTCTGTGTTCAACCTAGTGGCCGCCATCAGCAGCCTGGGGCTGTGCACCTTCCTTGTGTTTGGGAAGGCCCAGCGGGTCGACCTGAGCCCCGCCCATGAGGACCTCTAG
- the SLC17A9 gene encoding solute carrier family 17 member 9 isoform X2, whose protein sequence is MQPPPDETRRDAAEDTQWSRPECQVWTGTLLLGTCLLYCARVSMPVCAASMSQDFGWNKKEAGVVLSSFFWGYCLTQVVGGHLGDRIGGEKVILLSASAWGFITVATPLLAHLGSAHLAFMTFSRILTGLLQGVYFPALTSLLSQKVRESERAFTYSTVGAGSQFGTLVTGAVGSLLLDWYGWPSVFYFSGGLTLLWVGYVYRCLLSERDLILALGILAQGLPVSRHTKVPWRQLFRKPSVWAAIISQLSAACSFFILLSWLPTFFKETFPSSKGWVFNVVPWLVAIPASLLSGLLSDHLINQGYRTITVRKFMQVMGLGLSSVFALCLGHTSSFCNSVVFASASIGLQTFNHSGISVNIQDLAPSCAGFLFGVANTAGALAGVVGVCLGGYLIETTGSWTSVFNLVAAISSLGLCTFLVFGKAQRVDLSPAHEDL, encoded by the exons gccTGAGTGCCAGGTATGGACAGGGACACTGCTGTTGGGCACGTGCCTGCTCTACTGCGCCCGCGTCAGCATGCCTGTCTGCGCCGCCTCCATGAGCCAGGACTTCGGCTGGAACAAGAAAGAGGCCGGCGTCGTGCTCAGCAGCTTCTTCTGGGGCTACTGCCTGACTCAGGTGGTGGGCGGCCACCTGGGGGACCG GATCGGCGGCGAGAAGGTCATCCTGCTCTCGGCTTCTGCCTGGGGCTTCATCACCGTGGCCACTCCACTGCTCGCGCACCTTGGCAGCGCCCACCTGGCCTTCATGACCTTCTCTCGCATCCTCACCGGCTTGCTCCAAG GGGTTTACTTCCCTGCACTGACCAGCCTGCTGTCCCAGAAGGTGCGGGAGAGTGAACGAGCCTTCACCTACAGCACTGTGGGGGCCGGCTCCCAGTTCGG GACACTGGTGACCGGGGCTGTGGGCTCCCTGCTCCTGGACTGGTACGGCTGGCCGAGTGTCTTCTACTTTTCGGGTGGACTCACCCTGCTGTGGGTGGGTTACGTGTACAGGTGTCTCCTGAGTGAGAGAG ATCTCATCCTGGCCCTGGGCATCCTGGCGCAAGGCCTGCCCGTGTCTAGACACACCAAGGTGCCCTGGAGACAGCTCTTCCGAAAGCCTTCTGTCTG GGCAGCCATCATCTCCCAGCTATCTGCGGCCTGCTCGTTCTTCATCCTCCTCTCCTGGCTGCCGACCTTCTTTAAGGAGACCTTCCCCAGCTCCAAG ggCTGGGTCTTCAACGTGGTGCCCTGGCTGGTGGCCATTCCCGCCAGTCTGCTCAGCGGGCTTCTCTCTGATCATCTCATCAATCAGG GTTACAGGACCATCACCGTTCGGAAGTTCATGCAG GTGATGGGCCTCGGCCTGTCCAGTGTTTTTGCCCTGTGTCTGGGCCACACGTCGAGCTTTTGTAACTCCGTGGTCTTCGCGTCAGCCTCCATTGGCCTCCAGACCTTCAACCACAG TGGCATTTCCGTTAATATCCAGGATCTGGCCCCTTCCTGTGCCGGCTTTCTGTTTG GCGTGGCCAACACAGCTGGGGCCTTGGCAG GTGTAGTGGGCGTGTGCCTGGGCGGCTACCTCATTGAGACCACGGGCTCCTGGACGTCTGTGTTCAACCTAGTGGCCGCCATCAGCAGCCTGGGGCTGTGCACCTTCCTTGTGTTTGGGAAGGCCCAGCGGGTCGACCTGAGCCCCGCCCATGAGGACCTCTAG
- the BHLHE23 gene encoding class E basic helix-loop-helix protein 23, whose amino-acid sequence MAELKSLSGDAYLELSHGYAAAGLAYGAARGPEAARGYGMPGTGSDLPAASAPRVPAAAAESSGEQSGDEDDAFERRRRRRGPGSAADGRRRPREQRSLRLSINARERRRMHDLNDALDGLRAVIPYAHSPSVRKLSKIATLLLAKNYILMQAQALDEMRRLVAYLNHGQGLATPVAAAPLTPFGQAALYPFSASAALPCPDKCAAFSGTPSALCKHCNEKP is encoded by the coding sequence ATGGCAGAGCTCAAGTCGCTGTCGGGGGACGCGTACCTGGAGCTGAGCCACGGCTACGCGGCGGCGGGCCTCGCCTACGGGGCGGCCCGGGGGCCGGAGGCGGCCCGCGGCTACGGCATGCCGGGCACGGGAAGTGACCTCCCCGCGGCGTCTGCGCCCCGAGTCCCGGCCGCGGCGGCCGAGAGCAGCGGCGAGCAGAGCGGGGACGAGGACGACGCCTTCGagcggcggaggcggcggcgcGGGCCGGGGAGCGCGGCGGACGGACGGCGGCGGCCCCGGGAGCAGCGGTCCCTGCGGCTGAGCATCAACGCCCGGGAGCGCCGGCGGATGCACGACCTGAACGACGCCCTGGACGGTCTGCGCGCGGTGATCCCCTATGCGCACAGCCCGTCGGTGCGCAAGCTCTCCAAGATCGCCACGCTGCTGCTTGCCAAGAACTACATCCTCATGCAGGCGCAGGCCCTGGACGAGATGCGGCGCCTCGTGGCCTACCTCAACCACGGCCAGGGCTTGGCCACGCCGGTGGCCGCCGCGCCCTTGACACCCTTCGGCCAGGCTGCACTGTACCCCTTCTCTGCCAGCGCCGCGCTGCCCTGTCCAGACAAGTGCGCCGCCTTCTCCGGGACGCCCTCGGCGCTTTGCAAACACTGTAACGAGAAGCCCTAA